The genome window CGCGGCGGTCCTGCTTCAGGTTCGGCTTCGCCATGATCTTGGCCAGGAGGTCCTTGTACCCACCGTGCTTGCACGGTGCGGTCCGCTCCCGGATGGGGCGCAACGCCTCCCGCTTCGCGCGGATGAACGCCGGGTACGGCACCTGGGTCGGGCAGACCGCCTGGCACTCCCCGCACGTGAGGCAGGCCCAGAGGTCTCGCTCGCTCATGCCGTCCGCCCCGCCCAGGTACGCCCGGAGGACCACCTTGCGGGGGCTGAAGAGGACGTCTGCCCGGTGGACGGGGCAGCTCAGGGTGCACTTGTTGCACTGGATGCAGCCCTCCTGGGCCAGGATTCGCAGGGCGTCGTCCGGGCCAACCGTCGGGGATGCGAGGGCCGCCATCAGGCCACCTCCCGCAGGGGGCTCGGGCCAAGCTTCCGAAGGGTGTCCGTGAACTCGTTCGCGATTTCCGCGAACCGCGGTCCCTCCGAGCTCGAGGCCGCTTCCATCCGGAGCCGCTCGGGGCCGATGCCCAGCGTCCGGAGGACGCCCGAGAGACGGTCCGTCTGCTCGCGCGCCTGGACGTTCCCGCTCTTGTAGTGGCACGAACCCGGGTGGCAGCCCATCACGAGGACACCGTCGAACCCGCGCTCGAACGCCCGGAGGACGTAGTACGGGTCCACCATGCCCGTGCACATGAGGCGGACGATCTTCACCGCGGACGGATACGGGATCTTCGCGGCGCCCGCCTGGTCTGCGGCGTTGTACCCGCACCAGTTGCAGCAGAGCGCGAGGATCTCGGGGTCGGCCGTCATGGGGCCACCGCCTTCGGAGCGAGCGCGTCGATGGACGCGACGATCTGCGGCTTCGTGAACTGGCGCACGGTGATCGCGCCCGTGGGACAGACGACCGTGCACTTCCCGCATCCCTCGCACGAGGTCTCGTCCACGACCGCGACGAGCCCCTGCGGGTCGATGTGGACGGCGTCGAACTCGCACGCGTCCGTGCATCGGTCGCACGCGCGGCACAGATCCGGGTTCACCTCCGCGACGAGCGGGTTCAGGGTCATCTCGCCGCTCCCGAGGAACGTCGCCGCGGACATCGCCGCGGCGCCGGCCTGCGCGATCGTGTCCGTGATGTCCTTGGGGCCCTGGGCGCAGCCCGCGACGAAGACGCCCTTCACCGCGGTGTCCGTGGGGTTGATCTTCGGGTGATATTCCTTCACGAACCCGTCCGCGGTCTTGTCGAGGTGGAGGGAGGCCAGGAGCCCGTCGACGTCTCCCGGCTCCATCGCGGTGCTCAGTACGACCATGTCCACCGGCACGCGGAGGGTGACACCCGCGAGCGTGTCCTCGACGACGATCATGAGCTTGCCCTGCTCCTCCGGCGACGTCGCGACGTCCGTCACCCGCGCGGGCTTCCCGCGGACGAACCCGACCTGCTCGGAGGCCACGCGCTGGTAGAACTCCTCGTATCCCTTCCCGTTCGCGCGCATGTCCATGTAGAAGTTGTACACGCGCGCCCCGGTCCGCTCGCGGATCAGATGGGCGTACTTCAGGGAGTACATGCAGCACACGCGCGAGCAGTACGGGCGGTACTTCTCGTCGCGTGAGCCGACGCAGTGGATGATCCCCACGGACGTCGGCGGCGTCCCGTCCTTCTTCACGAGCTTCCCACCGGTGGGTCCCGTGGAGGACAGGAGTCTCTCGATCTGCAGGCCATGGTACACGTCCGGATACGTCCCGAACCCGTAGTGCGCGACCTGCGTAGCGTCGAACGGACGGTACCCCGTGGCGACGACGACCGCGCCCACCTCGACCTTGACTTCCTCCGGTTGCATGGAGAAGTCGATGGCGTCCGCGGGGCACACGTTCGCGCACATCCGGCACGCGCGGTTCCTCTGGAAGTAGAAGCAGTGGTCCGCGTCAATCGTCCAGAGTTGCGGGAGGGCCTGGGAGAACGGGAGGTAGATCGCCTTGCGGAGGTCGAGCCCCATGTTCCATTCGGATTCCACCTTGACCGGGCTCTTGGGCGTGCTCACGGGGCAGCGCTCCGTGCACCGATTGCACCCGATGCAGTCGTCCGTCACGTAGCGGGGCTTCTTGCGAACGGTCAGCGTGAACTTCCCCGGCGTGCGGACGGCATTCGTGACCTCGGCGTACGTGAGCAGCTCGACGTTCTTGTGGTTGAAGACCTGGTTCATCTTCGGGGAGAGGGTGCACATCGCGCAGTCCATCGTGGGGAACGTCTTGTCGAAGCGCGCCATGTTGCCGCCGATCGTGGGGCTCTTCTCGATGAGCGTGACCTTGTGCCCGGCATTGCCGAGCAGGATGGCCGCGTGGATCCCCGCGATCCCCGCACCGATCACTGCGACGCCCTCGTGGATGGGGGCGATCTTCACCTCGAGAGCCCGGAGACGGAGGACCTTGGCGACCTGGGCTCCCACGAGGGCCTTCGCCTTCTCCGTCGCCTTCTCGGGCTGGGACCGGTGGGCGTAGGCGCACTGCTCGCGCACGTTGGCGATCTCCAGGAGGTACGGGTTCATCCCCGCGTCCTTGGCGGTCTCGCGGAACATGTCCTCGTACATCTTGGGGGTGCAGCATGCGACGACGACCCCGTCGAGTCCCTTCTCCTTGATCGTCTCCTGGAGCTGCGCCTGCCCCTGGTTCGAGCACATGAACCGGAAGTCCGTGGCGGCCACGACCCCGGCTTGCTTCGCGGCGAACTCCCGTAAGGCGTTGACATCGACGACGTCGGAGATGTTCCCGCCGCAATGGCAGATGAAGACGCCGACCTTGCGTTCCCCGTCCGTCACGCCTTCACGACCTCCTGTGCCTCGAGCATCCCGATGACAGGGGCCACGCTGACCGTGTGGCGCCCCACGCCGAGGCGGCCCGGATCGATGCCGAACGCGAGCCCGGCGAGCTGGGGGAGATGGAGGATGGGCATGCCGATCCGCCGGCCTGCGGCCTTCGAGGCCTCCTTCTGATGCGCGTCGAGCACGAGGTGACAGAGTGGGCAAGGGGTCGCAAGCATCGTCGCACCCGCGTCCTTTGCCTCTGCGAGGGCCGCGCCGGACAACCGCGAGGTGAGGTCCTCGCTCACCGTCGGGGCATCGAACCCGCAGCAGGCGGTCCGGCCTCGGTACGGCAGCGGATTCCCGCCGAGGATCCGGACAAGGCGCTCAATCGATTTCGGGTCCGCAGGCGTGTCGAACGCCTCCGCACCAGGAGCCCGCAAGAGGCGGCACCCGTAGAACGCGCCCACCGCGACGTCGCCGAGCGGTCGCCGCACGTGGGCCGCGAGCTTCTTCTCGCCGACGTCCTGCAGCAGGACCTGGAGGAGATGTTTGACCCGAACGCCACCGCCGTAGGCGCTCGGTCCCGCCCGTCCCAGGGCGTGGTTGATCCTCGCGCGTGTATCCGGGTCCTCGAGGGCCTGCGCGGCTTCGGACAGGTAGAGCTGGCACGCGCCGCACACGGTGAGGATGTCGAGCCCCTTGGCCTGTGCCAGGGACAGGGTGCCGGCGTTCGCCGCCAGGGCGCGTTCGGGCTCCGTCCGTTGGAGGTCCCCCGCGCCGCAACACGCGGCGCCCTCTAGGTCGACGAGTTCGATCCGGAGTTCCTTCGCCACCGCGCGCGTGGACTCGTCGAGCTCCTCGCACTCATCCTGCGCCGCGCACCCCGGGAAATACGCAAATCTCATGGGAATTCCTCCAAGGCGGCGAGCGTTGATCCCCTGCCGGCTCGGCGTGCAACGCCGCGTGACCTCGAGGCGACTCCGGGCCAGAACTCGGGAGCCACCGAACGAGGGGATGTCAGCTCCATCGCTCCCGCCATCCTGTGGGCGTCGACCCTCCGGACGCCGGATATAGCTAAGGTACGTACTGCACGTGTAATCCCTGGACGCGTCCACTGGAGGATCGACAGGAAGACGCACGGGCTCGGAAGGCGCCGGATGCGGGGCCATCCGCACGGTGGGTGCGCGTCCGTTAAATATCGCGTCCCGCGTTGTGGCGACCCATGGTGGCGAAGAGCATCGCGGCGCAAGTGCCCCGCCTCGCGTACGGGGATCGCTTCCTATCCGACTTCCTCCCGGATCGCGTCCTGTCCGAGGGCCGACTCGTTCCGCTGCGGACGCCCGAAGGTGCGCCCGCGGTGCCGGACGTGGCGGTCGCCCGGCGGCAAGCGCTCGAGGTGTCCTCGACGCCGGACCTGGTCCCTGCCCTGAACGAATGGCTCGTCTCCCGGTACCGCGGCGGGGATGTCGCGGTCATAATCGACGACTACGCGCGGCCGTGCGCCCACCAACGTCTCCTCCTGCCCGGCCTCCTCGAGTGGCTCCAGGCCCACGGCGTCAAGCGGGAGCGGATCGCCTTGATCATCGCCGCGGCGACCCACCGGGACCCGAAACCGGAGGAGTGGCCGTACATGCTCGGGGACAAGCTGTGGCCCGCCTGGAAGGACCGCGTGTTCTTCCATCACGACCGCGAGGACCTCGAGAAGCTCGGCGCGATGCCCGACGGCACGCCCATCGAGCTGAACGGACGGGCCGCCCGCTCGGAGCTCATCCTCTCCCTGTGCGACCTCGACTACCACTACTTCGCCGGCGTGAGCGGAGGGCCGAAGCACCTGGTGCCCGGGATTGCGGGGCGGGCGCTCACGACCGCGGACCACCTCCGGATGTTCGGCGAGCTTGGGTTCGCGCCCCACGTGGACATGGGCATCCTAGACGGCAACCCGGTGTACGAGTACAAGCGCGCGGCCGTGCGGATCGTCCTGGACGCGCTCCGGGCCCGCGGGAGCTTCGTCTACGCCGTGGTCTGCGTCCTGAACCCTGCGTACCAGGTGGTTGCGCTCCAGGGCGGCGATATCGTCGCCGTCCACCGGAGGCTGCGGCACGACCTCGACAAGGTGTACGCCGCGTCGATCCCGCGGCTCGCGGACATCGCGATCGTGACGGCACGCCACCTGGGGATCAACGTCTATCAGGCCGGGAAGGCGATCAACGCCGCGGCGCGTGCCGTGAAGCCGGGCGGGACCGTGGTCTGCGTGGCCCCATGCCCGGACGGGTTCGGGAACGAGGAGTTCCGAAACCTGATGAAGATCGCGGCCCCCGTGCTCCAGGAGGCGGACGACCTGATCGCCCTAGGTGGGGATCCTGCCAAGCTAGGTCCCGAGGCGATCGACCGCGCCCTGCGGGCGGTCCAGAAGGTCGTCATGGCGGACTTCAAGATCGGGAAGCAGAAACCCGTGGACATGCTCGTCCAGTACCGCCGCACAGGCTGGGGACACCTGTGGCTCCTGTGCGACGGGCTCACGGACGAGGAGCGCAAGTTGCTCCCCTTCCGCTACGTCGGCAAGCGCGGCGAGGACCCGCAGACGCGCCTACAAGCCTGGGTCCGGGACCAGGAGAGGAACGGCAAGCCCACGTATCTGATCGTCGACGACCCTACGTACTGGATTCAGCTCAAAGGCGCGTAAGCCCGGATTCGGAGGCCGCGCGTCTACCCCGCCAGTTCCATGTACTTCGCGATTTCGTCCCAGTTCCACGAGCCCCCCGATTTCGGGCTCGGCTTGAGATGATCCAGGTCCCCGCGGTTGGCGAGGCGGTCCACGAGGTACGCGGCGAACGCGGGAGAGCCCGTGGCCCCCGGGGAATTGTAGTTCAAGATGTGGTACGAGTGGGGTCCGGGCACCTCGATGGCTTCTTTCACGATCCCCCCGCGGCGGTTGACCACCGGAGTGCGGATGCCCGCGGTCCCCGGCGAGACGAGGTGCGCGAGCCTCAACCCGGGCAGGAACCGCTGCACGCGCTGCAGCATGGCCTCCTTGGAGACTGAGCTCCACATCTCTTGGGTGGCCAGGCTCAGGAAGTCCTTGTCGAGCATGAGGCGGACCTTGTTGAAGATCGGCGGCTCGAAGAACTTCGCGAACCACGGGCCCATGGGTCGGAACAGCCCATCGTAGGACGCCGGCCCGGAGACAGGCACGGCGTTCGGCCCGATCTCCCGCCGGCCGTTCGCGCGGATCACCCAGTGTGGATCAAGGAACGGAAGGTCCGTGTGCCGCGGAACCGAGTAGACATTGTGCCGGACGAGGTCCGCGGCGTGCGCGTCGATCGTCCAGTACTCGCCTCGGAAGTGCATGTCCGTGTACTCCAGCGCGACCCCCATCGCGTGGGCGAGGTCGATCGCGCTCCCGCCCGCGCAGCCGATCAGGAATCCGGCGCGAACGGGCTCGTTCGCCCCATCCACGCGGACTTCGATGCCCGAGTCCGACGCGAGGACGGAGGTCGCGTCCGCGCCGGTGAGGAACCGGACCCCGAGCGCCTCCGCATCCGCCTTGACCGATTCCGTGAACGCCTGGTAGTCCACGGCCGTGTCCGTCCTCGAGAACAGGGCGCCCTCGCACCGAACGTTCGGTTCCCGACGCGCCATCTCGCGTCTGTCGAGGAGCTCGACCTCGGAGGGCGCCATCCCGTTTTCCGCGGCGTAGCCCACGTACGCCCCCAGGTGGGACATCTGCCCGTCCTCGAGCGCCACCTCG of Thermoplasmata archaeon contains these proteins:
- a CDS encoding lactate racemase domain-containing protein — encoded protein: MVAKSIAAQVPRLAYGDRFLSDFLPDRVLSEGRLVPLRTPEGAPAVPDVAVARRQALEVSSTPDLVPALNEWLVSRYRGGDVAVIIDDYARPCAHQRLLLPGLLEWLQAHGVKRERIALIIAAATHRDPKPEEWPYMLGDKLWPAWKDRVFFHHDREDLEKLGAMPDGTPIELNGRAARSELILSLCDLDYHYFAGVSGGPKHLVPGIAGRALTTADHLRMFGELGFAPHVDMGILDGNPVYEYKRAAVRIVLDALRARGSFVYAVVCVLNPAYQVVALQGGDIVAVHRRLRHDLDKVYAASIPRLADIAIVTARHLGINVYQAGKAINAAARAVKPGGTVVCVAPCPDGFGNEEFRNLMKIAAPVLQEADDLIALGGDPAKLGPEAIDRALRAVQKVVMADFKIGKQKPVDMLVQYRRTGWGHLWLLCDGLTDEERKLLPFRYVGKRGEDPQTRLQAWVRDQERNGKPTYLIVDDPTYWIQLKGA
- a CDS encoding FAD-dependent oxidoreductase encodes the protein MEPWDVAIVGGGILGTSVAYWLAARYDGRFVVLEKERDVALHASRRNTGVVHRPFYLNPAKARIFARAAGISYHLWKKYAATKGLPWYEIGTYEVALEDGQMSHLGAYVGYAAENGMAPSEVELLDRREMARREPNVRCEGALFSRTDTAVDYQAFTESVKADAEALGVRFLTGADATSVLASDSGIEVRVDGANEPVRAGFLIGCAGGSAIDLAHAMGVALEYTDMHFRGEYWTIDAHAADLVRHNVYSVPRHTDLPFLDPHWVIRANGRREIGPNAVPVSGPASYDGLFRPMGPWFAKFFEPPIFNKVRLMLDKDFLSLATQEMWSSVSKEAMLQRVQRFLPGLRLAHLVSPGTAGIRTPVVNRRGGIVKEAIEVPGPHSYHILNYNSPGATGSPAFAAYLVDRLANRGDLDHLKPSPKSGGSWNWDEIAKYMELAG
- a CDS encoding CoB--CoM heterodisulfide reductase iron-sulfur subunit B family protein — encoded protein: MRFAYFPGCAAQDECEELDESTRAVAKELRIELVDLEGAACCGAGDLQRTEPERALAANAGTLSLAQAKGLDILTVCGACQLYLSEAAQALEDPDTRARINHALGRAGPSAYGGGVRVKHLLQVLLQDVGEKKLAAHVRRPLGDVAVGAFYGCRLLRAPGAEAFDTPADPKSIERLVRILGGNPLPYRGRTACCGFDAPTVSEDLTSRLSGAALAEAKDAGATMLATPCPLCHLVLDAHQKEASKAAGRRIGMPILHLPQLAGLAFGIDPGRLGVGRHTVSVAPVIGMLEAQEVVKA
- a CDS encoding CoB--CoM heterodisulfide reductase iron-sulfur subunit A family protein is translated as MTDGERKVGVFICHCGGNISDVVDVNALREFAAKQAGVVAATDFRFMCSNQGQAQLQETIKEKGLDGVVVACCTPKMYEDMFRETAKDAGMNPYLLEIANVREQCAYAHRSQPEKATEKAKALVGAQVAKVLRLRALEVKIAPIHEGVAVIGAGIAGIHAAILLGNAGHKVTLIEKSPTIGGNMARFDKTFPTMDCAMCTLSPKMNQVFNHKNVELLTYAEVTNAVRTPGKFTLTVRKKPRYVTDDCIGCNRCTERCPVSTPKSPVKVESEWNMGLDLRKAIYLPFSQALPQLWTIDADHCFYFQRNRACRMCANVCPADAIDFSMQPEEVKVEVGAVVVATGYRPFDATQVAHYGFGTYPDVYHGLQIERLLSSTGPTGGKLVKKDGTPPTSVGIIHCVGSRDEKYRPYCSRVCCMYSLKYAHLIRERTGARVYNFYMDMRANGKGYEEFYQRVASEQVGFVRGKPARVTDVATSPEEQGKLMIVVEDTLAGVTLRVPVDMVVLSTAMEPGDVDGLLASLHLDKTADGFVKEYHPKINPTDTAVKGVFVAGCAQGPKDITDTIAQAGAAAMSAATFLGSGEMTLNPLVAEVNPDLCRACDRCTDACEFDAVHIDPQGLVAVVDETSCEGCGKCTVVCPTGAITVRQFTKPQIVASIDALAPKAVAP
- a CDS encoding hydrogenase iron-sulfur subunit; this encodes MTADPEILALCCNWCGYNAADQAGAAKIPYPSAVKIVRLMCTGMVDPYYVLRAFERGFDGVLVMGCHPGSCHYKSGNVQAREQTDRLSGVLRTLGIGPERLRMEAASSSEGPRFAEIANEFTDTLRKLGPSPLREVA